One part of the Quercus lobata isolate SW786 chromosome 7, ValleyOak3.0 Primary Assembly, whole genome shotgun sequence genome encodes these proteins:
- the LOC115953697 gene encoding F-box protein At3g07870-like isoform X1 — MSDSNKSIRWGYLPDEILTHIFTFLTLKSIIICTSVSKAWKSLIQNQTFISTHLHHSLNKNNLILLRLSRNDRIVYTLHKEDDPDFTEYTSFDSPFFAPAPHLHNVVGTCNGLLCLSDGLPNDADELFLWNPCVRKLLQFPIPNVTFNTQCWIHASIGFGFDPKTNDYKVVRILSILGSVYNIARGRPVVHVYSLFAGEWRMLSASVSLPPICAIISSEPPAFANGALHWIAFGKDNKQFVLVFDLGDEVFRQILLPELPSYMWTRVSVYGNSIAGFQRRVGSGPINIWVMKEYGVASSWTKFSYQCPSLGMLRPCPVGFRRNGEVVLEDNRIGEAVLLNDRRVLISWNPDSQNVKNLDINGSHKTFFGSYVESLVLLDKATKGVVTY, encoded by the coding sequence ATGTCAGACAGCAACAAGTCAATTCGGTGGGGATATTTACCCGATGAGATTCTTACCCATATTTTCACTTTCCTAACTTTAAAATCCATAATCATCTGTACCTCTGTCTCAAAAGCCTGGAAATCCCTAATCCAAAACCAAACTTTCATTTCCACCCATCTCCACCACTCCCTCAACAAAAACAACCTCATCCTCTTAAGGCTCTCACGCAATGACAGAATAGTCTACACATTGCATAAAGAAGACGATCCTGATTTCACTGAATACACCAGTTTTGATTCCCCTTTCTTTGCTCCTGCTCCACACCTTCACAATGTCGTCGGTACTTGTAACGGCTTGCTATGCCTTTCCGATGGTTTACCCAATGACGCTGACGAATTATTTCTCTGGAACCCTTGTGTGAGAAAGCTTCTACAATTCCCTATTCCCAATGTCACCTTCAATACACAATGTTGGATCCACGCGTCtattgggtttggatttgaCCCAAAAACTAACGATTATAAAGTGGTCAGGATTCTCTCCATATTGGGTAGTGTTTATAACATTGCAAGGGGTCGACCCGTGGTCCATGTTTACTCACTCTTCGCTGGTGAATGGAGAATGCTTAGTGCTTCTGTTTCTCTGCCTCCTATATGCGCTATAATTAGTTCTGAGCCACCGGCATTTGCCAATGGGGCACTGCATTGGATTGCTTTCGGTAAAGATAACAAACAgtttgttttggtgtttgatttgGGGGACGAGGTCTTCCGCCAAATTCTGCTGCCGGAACTTCCAAGTTATATGTGGACTCGTGTTTCCGTATATGGAAATTCCATTGCTGGGTTTCAAAGAAGGGTAGGGAGTGGTCCGATCAATATATGGGTGATGAAAGAGTATGGTGTTGCATCCTCATggacaaaattttcatatcaatgTCCAAGTCTGGGAATGCTCCGACCATGCCCAGTTGGCTTTAGGAGGAATGGTGAGGTTGTATTGGAAGATAATAGAATTGGTGAGGCTGTATTGCTAAATGATAGAAGAGTGCTCATCTCGTGGAATCCAGATAGCCAAAATGTTAAGAATCTTGATATTAATGGATCTCATAAGACTTTTTTTGGTTCTTATGTCGAGAGTCTAGTTTTGCTCGACAAAGCCACCAAAGGTGTAGTTACATACTGA